The Cloacibacillus sp. DNA window CGACGAGATACGCGAACTTTTGAGAGAGAGCAACTGTATCAGGTGTGACATATTCGCTTCGGAGATAGAAGGAAAGACATATTTATTCCAATACGTGGAGAAGGACGAGTCGCAGGCGGTGGATTTATCAAAAAGCGAGGTCTACTCCGAATGGGCGCGCGTCACCAGTGAATGCCAGCAACCACTGCCTGGCGAGGTGCTTTGGCAAACGCTCAGACGCGTGTTCACGCTGGACACAGCGCAAACGTAGCGGCCATTTATCATA harbors:
- a CDS encoding L-rhamnose mutarotase — encoded protein: MGNISRNGCVIGVKPGMLERYIYLHDHCSDEIRELLRESNCIRCDIFASEIEGKTYLFQYVEKDESQAVDLSKSEVYSEWARVTSECQQPLPGEVLWQTLRRVFTLDTAQT